One part of the Streptomyces lydicus genome encodes these proteins:
- a CDS encoding BTAD domain-containing putative transcriptional regulator: MQFGILGETRARHGDGNEVPLGGPARRALLALLLVRPGEVVSTDRLADEIDPTGALSAHSLQSQVSRLRTALGAGAAIERAGAGYRIVVDPDAVDASRFERLAGEGRAALVDGDAGRAVVLLREALELWRGPALADLPDGETARAAAVRLEERRLGALEDRIEAGLRLGQHGAVVPELRELVGCHPLRERLAGLLMRALFAEGGQAEALVVFEETRRRLADELGADPSAELTALHRELLQTDPTPSPVAPPAQLTSFVGRADEVAEVAETLRVARLVTLLGPGGVGKTRLSVEVAGVGGTPDQVCFVELAPLRDGAGLPHALLGALGLRENGLQMDGGTRTPVDRLIAALSDQVLLLVLDNCEHLVDEVAVLAARLLATCPRLRVLATSREPLGIIGEHLFPVRPLDADTAVRLFTERAGAVRRGFTADPEVVRRICAALDDLPLAIELAAARSRTLDIDDLAGRLDDLLAVGARGNRTADERHRTLRSVVAWSWDLLSEPEQRAARRFTVFAGGATAPSALRVCGTDGDTLEALADKSLLEVAGGRYRMLETIRAYGAERLDAAGERESVRRAHAQHLLELLRTADPHLRRAEQLEWLPVVAAEHGDLMAALRRAAEEGAVETAFELLAASFTYLWIRGASASVAPLAIALLASVGEKVPDGLGEEYATCVLLAGAASATGDAGEQVWQRHRATAGEALAAAWPGDRSGRYPVVLLLWMMRNAGGPDPEGAFALVSSQHDCPEPWARAAAHYVSGFGHLGRRDRAAAEGAFGQALEGFRSLGDRWGSALALDTLAGVAGARGDRARALSLTDEALVLTERLGALEDSADLLVNRGDHLVGDDPAGARAAYAEAAALARRAGSSTYLAGALRGLGDVALEEGDPAAAERLYREALERIDPHWIKSLGPRVRTLIGLGRVAAARSRHTEAREHYRQAAEIAGTVGAHAPEVLRMLGLSEKVVESVLAAVTADR; this comes from the coding sequence ATGCAGTTCGGAATCCTCGGCGAGACCCGAGCACGGCACGGCGACGGCAACGAGGTCCCGTTGGGCGGACCGGCCCGGCGGGCGCTGCTGGCCCTGCTGCTGGTGCGCCCCGGAGAGGTCGTCTCGACGGACCGGCTGGCTGACGAGATCGACCCCACCGGGGCGCTTTCGGCGCATTCGCTGCAGTCCCAGGTGTCCAGGCTCCGTACCGCGTTGGGCGCCGGGGCCGCGATCGAACGGGCCGGCGCGGGGTACCGGATCGTGGTGGATCCGGACGCGGTGGACGCCTCCCGGTTCGAGCGTTTGGCCGGGGAGGGCCGTGCGGCGCTCGTCGACGGCGACGCCGGACGGGCGGTCGTGCTGCTGCGCGAGGCGCTGGAGCTGTGGCGCGGGCCGGCGCTGGCCGACCTGCCCGACGGCGAGACGGCCCGGGCCGCCGCCGTGCGGCTGGAAGAGCGCCGGCTCGGGGCACTGGAGGACCGCATCGAAGCGGGGCTGCGGCTCGGCCAACACGGGGCGGTCGTACCTGAACTGCGCGAGTTGGTCGGCTGCCATCCGCTCCGGGAACGGCTGGCGGGGCTGCTGATGCGGGCGCTGTTCGCCGAGGGCGGGCAGGCCGAGGCGCTGGTGGTGTTCGAGGAGACCCGGCGGCGCCTGGCCGACGAGCTGGGCGCCGATCCCTCGGCCGAACTGACGGCGCTGCACCGGGAGTTGTTGCAGACCGACCCGACGCCTTCGCCCGTCGCGCCGCCCGCCCAGCTGACGAGTTTCGTGGGGCGCGCCGATGAGGTGGCCGAGGTCGCCGAGACCTTGCGGGTGGCCCGGTTGGTCACCCTCCTCGGGCCCGGCGGCGTCGGCAAGACCCGGCTGTCGGTCGAGGTCGCGGGCGTCGGGGGCACCCCGGACCAGGTGTGCTTCGTGGAGCTGGCACCGCTGCGCGACGGCGCCGGCCTGCCGCATGCGCTGCTGGGTGCGCTCGGCCTGCGCGAGAACGGGCTCCAGATGGACGGCGGCACGAGGACGCCGGTCGACCGTCTGATCGCGGCGCTGTCCGACCAGGTCCTGCTGCTCGTCCTGGACAACTGCGAGCACCTTGTCGACGAGGTCGCCGTGCTGGCGGCGCGGCTGCTGGCGACCTGCCCGCGGCTGCGTGTGCTGGCGACGAGCCGGGAGCCGCTCGGCATCATCGGCGAGCACCTCTTCCCCGTGCGGCCGCTCGACGCGGACACCGCCGTACGGCTCTTCACCGAGCGGGCCGGTGCCGTGCGCCGCGGCTTCACCGCCGACCCCGAGGTCGTGCGGCGGATCTGCGCGGCGCTCGACGACCTGCCGCTGGCCATCGAGCTCGCGGCGGCGCGGTCGCGCACCCTGGACATCGACGACCTGGCGGGGCGGCTGGACGACCTGCTCGCCGTCGGCGCCCGCGGCAACCGCACGGCGGACGAGCGGCACCGCACGCTGCGTTCGGTGGTCGCGTGGAGCTGGGACCTGCTCTCCGAGCCCGAGCAGCGGGCCGCACGGCGGTTCACGGTCTTCGCCGGGGGCGCGACGGCCCCGTCCGCGCTTCGGGTGTGCGGCACCGACGGTGACACGCTGGAGGCGCTGGCCGACAAGTCGCTGCTGGAGGTCGCGGGCGGCCGCTACCGGATGCTGGAGACGATCCGCGCGTACGGTGCCGAACGGCTCGACGCGGCCGGCGAACGCGAGTCCGTGCGGCGTGCCCACGCCCAGCACCTGCTGGAGCTGTTGCGGACGGCCGACCCGCATTTGCGGCGAGCCGAGCAGCTGGAGTGGCTGCCCGTGGTCGCCGCCGAGCACGGTGACCTGATGGCGGCGCTGCGCCGGGCGGCCGAGGAAGGTGCGGTGGAGACGGCCTTCGAGTTGCTCGCCGCGTCGTTCACCTACCTGTGGATCCGGGGCGCGTCCGCATCCGTCGCGCCGCTGGCGATCGCCCTGCTCGCATCGGTCGGCGAGAAGGTCCCCGACGGGCTGGGTGAGGAGTACGCGACGTGCGTGCTGCTCGCCGGCGCGGCGTCGGCGACGGGCGACGCCGGGGAGCAGGTGTGGCAGCGGCACCGCGCGACGGCCGGCGAGGCGCTGGCGGCCGCGTGGCCCGGCGACCGGTCGGGTCGCTACCCGGTCGTCCTGCTGCTGTGGATGATGCGGAACGCGGGCGGACCGGACCCGGAGGGTGCCTTCGCGCTCGTCTCGTCCCAGCACGACTGCCCCGAGCCGTGGGCGCGGGCCGCCGCCCACTACGTGTCGGGGTTCGGGCACCTCGGCCGGCGGGATCGCGCGGCGGCCGAGGGTGCCTTCGGCCAGGCCCTGGAGGGATTCCGTTCGCTCGGTGACCGCTGGGGCAGCGCGCTGGCCCTGGACACGCTGGCCGGCGTGGCCGGAGCGCGCGGTGACCGGGCGCGGGCGCTCTCGCTGACCGACGAGGCCCTGGTGCTCACCGAACGGCTCGGCGCCCTGGAGGACAGCGCCGACCTGCTGGTCAACCGGGGCGATCACCTCGTCGGGGACGACCCGGCGGGTGCCCGTGCCGCCTATGCGGAGGCCGCCGCGCTCGCCCGCCGCGCCGGCAGCTCCACGTACCTGGCGGGCGCGCTGCGCGGGCTCGGCGACGTCGCCCTGGAGGAGGGCGACCCGGCAGCGGCGGAACGGCTCTACCGCGAGGCGCTGGAGCGGATCGATCCGCACTGGATCAAGAGTCTGGGGCCCCGGGTGCGCACGCTCATCGGCCTCGGCCGCGTCGCCGCGGCCCGGAGCCGTCACACGGAGGCGCGCGAGCACTACCGGCAGGCCGCCGAGATCGCCGGCACGGTCGGGGCGCACGCCCCGGAGGTGCTGCGCATGCTGGGGTTGTCCGAGAAGGTCGTGGAGTCCGTCCTTGCGGCCGTGACCGCGGACCGGTGA
- a CDS encoding FAD-dependent monooxygenase: MTNLKVLISGASVAGPALAYWLHRHGFRATVVERAPALRDGGYAVDFRGEAHLTVLRRMGVLADLERVRTGMGSMCYVNSAGKQQAELPADLFAGDIEILRGDLARILYDVTREHTEYVFGDSITSLTEDAHGVTVSFERGAPRRFDLVIGADGLHSHTRRLAFGPEERFVKHLGVHCAIFTTANHLGLDHTGHAYRTAGRLVALHSARHNAEARAVFYFAAPQLDVDRRDVARQQALLTETFAGNGWESDRLLQDMRYAPDFYFDSVGQVHVDTWSRGRVALIGDAAFCPSSLSGMGSGLALVGAYVLAGELAAARGDHRVAFGRYEEEMREYAVGCQKMGDGVAKLMVPGSRALATLLNRYYRVMPYLPGKNMAARIARRAAENITLRDYRDLVRR; encoded by the coding sequence ATGACGAACCTCAAGGTACTGATCTCCGGCGCCTCCGTCGCCGGCCCCGCGCTCGCCTACTGGCTCCACCGGCACGGCTTCCGGGCCACCGTCGTGGAGCGCGCCCCCGCGCTCCGCGACGGCGGCTACGCCGTCGACTTCCGTGGCGAGGCCCACCTGACGGTCCTGCGCCGCATGGGCGTCCTGGCCGACCTCGAACGCGTCCGGACGGGCATGGGCTCGATGTGCTACGTCAACAGCGCGGGCAAGCAGCAGGCCGAGCTGCCCGCGGACCTGTTCGCCGGGGACATCGAGATCCTCCGGGGCGACCTGGCCCGGATCCTGTACGACGTCACCAGGGAGCACACCGAGTACGTCTTCGGCGACTCCATCACCTCGCTCACCGAGGACGCCCATGGCGTGACCGTGTCCTTCGAGCGCGGCGCGCCGCGCCGGTTCGACCTGGTGATCGGCGCGGACGGGCTGCACTCGCACACCCGCCGCCTGGCCTTCGGTCCGGAGGAACGGTTCGTGAAGCACCTGGGCGTGCACTGCGCGATCTTCACCACCGCCAACCACCTCGGGCTCGACCACACCGGGCACGCCTACCGCACCGCGGGCAGGCTCGTCGCGCTCCACAGCGCCCGCCACAACGCCGAGGCCAGGGCCGTCTTCTACTTCGCCGCGCCGCAGCTGGATGTGGACCGCCGTGACGTGGCGCGGCAACAGGCCCTCCTCACCGAGACCTTCGCCGGGAACGGCTGGGAGAGCGACCGGCTGCTGCAGGACATGCGGTACGCGCCGGACTTCTACTTCGACTCGGTCGGCCAGGTCCACGTGGACACCTGGTCCCGCGGCCGGGTCGCCTTGATCGGCGACGCCGCCTTCTGCCCGTCCTCCCTGTCGGGCATGGGGTCGGGCCTCGCCCTGGTCGGCGCGTACGTCCTGGCGGGCGAGCTGGCCGCCGCGCGCGGCGACCACCGCGTCGCGTTCGGGCGGTACGAGGAGGAAATGCGCGAGTACGCGGTGGGTTGCCAGAAGATGGGGGACGGCGTCGCCAAGCTGATGGTCCCGGGCAGTCGCGCCCTGGCCACGCTCCTCAACCGCTACTACCGGGTCATGCCGTACCTGCCGGGCAAGAACATGGCCGCCAGGATCGCCCGCAGGGCCGCGGAGAACATCACCCTCCGCGACTACCGTGACCTCGTCCGGCGGTAG
- a CDS encoding MFS transporter has product MLAAFTFNTAENLPIGLLELISGSLRVSVSAVGLLVTGYGVTVALASLPLAHVTRSVPRRHVLTGLLTVLVLASVVAALATSYWPLLVARLLTALAQALFWAVMGPVAVGLFAPAVRGRVVGALSVAGSLALVLGVPAGTWLGRQSDWQVPVAVPAALGLVSLVTIAVLLPSSNPEEEPAAYGTSPDVRRFGTVLAAGTLSATGAFAGYTYIVKFLGDVSGFSPSAVSVLLVIFGVACLAGVSITGVLLDRFPQSALPTAVVTQAVGMLGLYAAGTRPVAAVMFLVLMGGALGPVFMVTQNAMLHCAPGRTDIALAANSGAYNAGIAAGAALGALVLPLSDVRGVFLAGGLLTVGACAVLLGGRLLPGRPTHRSRCRFSGDDLP; this is encoded by the coding sequence ATGCTGGCCGCCTTCACCTTCAACACAGCGGAAAACCTGCCGATCGGCCTGCTGGAGCTCATCTCCGGAAGCCTTCGGGTGTCGGTGTCAGCGGTCGGTCTCCTGGTTACCGGTTACGGCGTGACGGTGGCTCTCGCGTCTCTGCCGCTGGCCCACGTCACGCGGTCCGTCCCCCGACGCCATGTGCTCACGGGACTACTGACCGTGCTGGTCCTGGCGAGTGTCGTTGCGGCGCTGGCCACCTCCTACTGGCCGCTCCTGGTGGCGCGGTTGCTGACCGCGCTTGCTCAGGCGTTGTTCTGGGCGGTGATGGGACCGGTCGCGGTGGGCCTGTTCGCACCCGCGGTCCGTGGGCGGGTGGTCGGGGCGCTGTCGGTCGCCGGTTCTCTCGCCCTGGTGCTCGGTGTTCCTGCCGGGACGTGGCTGGGCCGGCAGAGCGACTGGCAGGTGCCCGTCGCCGTGCCGGCGGCTCTGGGGCTCGTCTCTCTGGTGACGATCGCCGTTCTGCTGCCGTCCTCGAATCCGGAAGAAGAGCCCGCCGCCTACGGGACCAGTCCCGACGTCCGGCGGTTCGGGACGGTGCTGGCGGCCGGGACCCTGTCCGCCACCGGAGCGTTCGCGGGATACACCTACATCGTGAAGTTCCTGGGCGACGTGAGCGGGTTCTCCCCGAGCGCGGTCAGCGTCCTGCTCGTGATTTTCGGTGTCGCCTGTCTGGCCGGGGTGAGCATCACCGGGGTGCTGCTGGACCGCTTCCCGCAGTCCGCGCTGCCCACGGCTGTCGTCACGCAGGCGGTGGGCATGCTCGGCCTGTACGCGGCCGGCACCCGTCCGGTGGCGGCGGTGATGTTCTTGGTCCTGATGGGCGGGGCGCTCGGACCGGTGTTCATGGTCACCCAGAACGCGATGCTGCACTGCGCGCCCGGCCGCACGGACATCGCCCTCGCGGCCAACTCCGGCGCCTACAACGCCGGCATCGCGGCCGGCGCGGCACTCGGGGCGCTGGTCCTGCCGCTCTCCGACGTGCGAGGCGTTTTCCTCGCCGGCGGGCTGCTCACCGTGGGGGCCTGCGCGGTACTGCTCGGCGGCCGGCTGCTACCCGGACGCCCGACGCATCGTTCGCGCTGCCGGTTCTCGGGCGACGACCTGCCCTGA
- the panD gene encoding aspartate 1-decarboxylase, translating to MLRTMFKSKIHRATVTEADLHYVGSVTIDAALMEAADLLPGELVHIVDIDNGARLETYVIEGARDSGVIGINGAAAHLVHPGDRVILISYAQVEDAEARALRPKVVHVDAGNRIVALGADASEPVPGSDTSRSPRAAAV from the coding sequence ATGCTGCGTACCATGTTCAAGTCCAAGATCCACCGGGCCACGGTGACCGAGGCCGATCTGCACTACGTGGGGTCGGTGACCATCGATGCCGCGCTGATGGAGGCCGCCGACCTGCTGCCCGGCGAGCTGGTCCATATCGTCGACATCGACAACGGGGCCCGCCTGGAGACGTATGTCATCGAGGGTGCGCGCGACTCGGGTGTCATCGGGATCAACGGGGCGGCGGCGCATCTGGTGCACCCGGGGGACCGGGTCATCCTGATCAGCTACGCCCAGGTGGAGGACGCGGAGGCCCGTGCGCTGCGGCCGAAGGTCGTGCACGTCGACGCGGGCAACCGGATCGTCGCCCTGGGCGCCGACGCCTCCGAGCCGGTGCCCGGCAGTGATACCTCACGCAGCCCGCGGGCCGCGGCGGTCTGA
- a CDS encoding class I SAM-dependent methyltransferase, whose protein sequence is MWATAVGVARVRALENERENALFRDPLAQAFATAGGLWPSSPPPDDEAARRRRQAVSYSIVIRTKFLDDLLQQASASGVRQVVLLGAGMDSRAFRIDWPEGTRLFEVDTAAPLDFKASVLRQEQAVARCERITVAVDLREDWPAALAAAGHDPTAPTAWIAEGLLIYLPEDAVELLLARISAQSAAGSRMGLTLGSRGVIERFGGDAAPGSAASMWVSEMPDDPVGWLAGHGWEAEGHTLRERAAAYGRPIGTPPQREERPGGLISAVRR, encoded by the coding sequence GTGTGGGCCACGGCGGTGGGGGTGGCCAGGGTGCGGGCGCTGGAGAACGAGCGGGAGAACGCGCTGTTCCGCGACCCACTGGCACAGGCATTCGCCACCGCCGGGGGCCTGTGGCCCTCCTCGCCGCCGCCCGATGACGAGGCCGCGCGACGCCGCCGCCAGGCCGTGTCGTACTCCATCGTCATCAGGACGAAGTTCCTCGACGACCTGTTGCAGCAGGCATCCGCGTCCGGCGTCCGGCAGGTCGTGCTGCTCGGCGCCGGCATGGACAGCCGGGCCTTCCGGATCGACTGGCCCGAGGGCACCCGGCTGTTCGAGGTCGACACCGCCGCACCACTGGACTTCAAGGCTTCGGTACTGCGTCAGGAGCAGGCCGTCGCACGCTGCGAGCGGATCACCGTCGCGGTGGATCTGCGGGAGGACTGGCCGGCCGCGCTGGCCGCCGCAGGGCACGACCCCACCGCGCCGACCGCGTGGATCGCCGAAGGACTACTGATCTATCTGCCCGAGGACGCGGTGGAGCTGCTGCTGGCCCGGATCAGCGCGCAGTCGGCGGCAGGCAGTCGGATGGGGCTGACGTTGGGCTCGCGCGGCGTGATCGAGCGCTTCGGCGGGGACGCCGCGCCGGGATCGGCGGCGTCCATGTGGGTCTCGGAGATGCCCGACGACCCGGTGGGCTGGCTGGCCGGGCACGGCTGGGAGGCCGAGGGCCACACCTTGCGCGAGCGCGCTGCCGCCTACGGCCGCCCGATCGGCACCCCGCCGCAGCGCGAGGAGCGGCCCGGCGGACTGATCTCGGCGGTCCGCCGGTAG
- a CDS encoding SDR family oxidoreductase: MNVLTGKTALVTGGSRGIGRAVALRLAAEGALVAVHYGGNDQAAKEIVGRIEEAGGRAFAIRARFGEDGAVERLFGELTAGLAGAGLDILVNNAGISSGNPISQVTEEEFGRLMAINVAAPFFVIQRAMALLNDGGRIINMGSTASRFAVSTQIGYTISKAALESMAPSLANELGRRGITVNTVAPGAVRTDMTAGYTSVPEVVAGLESITALGRLGEPEDIADVVAFLAGPQGRWVTGQTVDVSGGTFLGPIAP, encoded by the coding sequence ATGAACGTTCTGACCGGCAAGACGGCACTGGTGACCGGCGGCTCGCGGGGCATCGGCCGGGCGGTCGCGCTGCGGCTGGCGGCCGAGGGCGCGCTGGTCGCCGTCCACTACGGCGGCAACGACCAGGCGGCCAAGGAGATCGTGGGGCGGATCGAGGAAGCGGGCGGGCGGGCGTTCGCGATCCGGGCCCGGTTCGGCGAGGACGGCGCGGTGGAGCGGCTGTTCGGGGAACTGACCGCGGGGCTGGCGGGGGCCGGGCTGGACATCCTCGTCAACAACGCGGGCATCAGCTCGGGCAACCCGATCTCGCAGGTCACCGAGGAGGAGTTCGGGAGGCTGATGGCGATCAACGTCGCCGCCCCGTTCTTCGTGATCCAGCGCGCGATGGCGCTGCTGAACGACGGCGGACGCATCATCAACATGGGCTCCACGGCCAGCCGGTTCGCGGTCTCCACCCAGATCGGCTACACCATCAGCAAGGCGGCGCTGGAGTCGATGGCACCGTCGTTGGCCAACGAACTCGGCCGTCGCGGCATTACGGTGAACACGGTCGCGCCGGGCGCCGTGCGGACCGACATGACCGCGGGCTACACCTCCGTCCCCGAGGTGGTGGCCGGGCTGGAGTCGATCACCGCGCTGGGGCGGTTGGGCGAGCCCGAGGACATCGCGGACGTGGTCGCGTTCCTGGCCGGCCCGCAGGGCCGCTGGGTGACCGGTCAGACCGTCGACGTCTCGGGCGGGACGTTCCTCGGCCCGATCGCCCCGTGA
- a CDS encoding GNAT family N-acetyltransferase gives MSGLELRELHGMAEFGSASLLYADIWGTGPAGAPVSAEVMRALAHAGNYVAGAYEDGRLVGASVGFFGAPTGTTLHSHITGAAMGRGIGLALKLHQRQWALTRGLKRITWTYDPLIRRNAYFNLVKLGARPEEYLRSFYGAMDDAINGGDETDRVLAAWDLSASPATPETPDLDPPADAAHGVRDDRGRPELGSTDAEFVLIDLPDDIESLRREDPGAARAWRLAVRQTLGGLLSDGARVVGFHNRRSYVVHRATPSLTHPAHRTRSHLS, from the coding sequence GTGAGCGGGCTGGAACTCCGCGAACTCCACGGCATGGCGGAGTTCGGCAGCGCCAGCCTGCTGTACGCCGACATCTGGGGCACCGGCCCGGCCGGCGCGCCCGTCTCCGCCGAGGTCATGCGGGCCCTGGCCCACGCCGGCAACTACGTGGCCGGAGCGTACGAGGACGGCCGGCTGGTGGGCGCGTCCGTCGGCTTCTTCGGCGCACCCACCGGCACCACCCTGCACTCCCACATCACCGGCGCCGCCATGGGCCGAGGCATCGGACTGGCCCTCAAACTGCACCAGCGGCAGTGGGCGCTCACCCGCGGACTGAAGCGCATCACCTGGACCTACGACCCGCTCATCCGCCGCAACGCCTACTTCAACCTCGTCAAACTCGGCGCCCGCCCCGAGGAGTACCTGCGGTCCTTCTACGGGGCCATGGACGACGCCATCAACGGCGGCGACGAAACCGACCGGGTCCTGGCCGCCTGGGACCTCTCCGCCTCCCCGGCGACGCCCGAGACACCGGACCTGGACCCGCCGGCGGATGCCGCGCACGGCGTCCGCGATGACCGCGGCCGCCCCGAACTGGGCAGCACCGACGCGGAGTTCGTCCTCATCGACCTCCCCGACGACATCGAGAGCCTCCGCCGCGAGGACCCCGGCGCCGCCCGCGCCTGGCGGCTGGCCGTCCGGCAGACCCTGGGTGGCCTGCTCTCGGACGGAGCCCGAGTCGTCGGCTTCCACAACCGCCGCAGCTACGTGGTCCACCGCGCCACCCCCTCGCTCACCCACCCGGCACACCGCACCAGGAGCCACCTGTCATGA
- a CDS encoding PucR family transcriptional regulator: MSAHPARGLRRVLEDLGPTLLDLVHGDPDGAGELGGVGIHDPHDEQHYPRHAVVLGVGVHGAGEIARLLRNLAAHGAAALVVRGPVGDSEALAPVVAETGVALLALTRGASWSQLAAMLRTLLSEGDIGEADGQTLGGVPSGDLFALANAVATLMDAPITIEDRRSRILAFSGRQDEADAPRVASILARQVPERYVRMHQEHGVFRELYRSEGPVHIPPPTVDGEVALPRVAIAVRAGDEILGSVWATLRKPLTPERERAFQEAAKLVALHMLRFRAGTDAEHRLRADLVTTALEGGVGAAGALGRLGLVNQPTLVVAMGLQAERGEDHAHLTAERQRLASALSVHLTAVQPRSAVALLGDVAYGLFPVPGDSAQARERALQVASNFLQRTGDRAGLLIGIGSVAEEPSALARSRANADRALRVLFSGRTAQRVAPIADVYVDALLIEMRDLAVAHRDELAGPLARLAAYDAKHNAHLVETLRAWLDAFGDVITASASVFVHPNTFRYRIRRVAEVGEFDLRDPSARFAAMLQLRLMGMDDGGGTCSADTGPTAASAG; this comes from the coding sequence ATGTCGGCCCACCCCGCCAGAGGCTTGCGCCGGGTGCTCGAGGACCTCGGCCCCACACTCCTGGACCTGGTCCACGGTGACCCCGACGGGGCCGGAGAACTCGGCGGCGTCGGCATCCACGATCCGCACGACGAGCAGCACTACCCCCGGCACGCCGTCGTGCTCGGCGTCGGCGTCCACGGGGCCGGGGAGATCGCCCGGCTCCTGCGGAACCTCGCCGCCCACGGCGCCGCCGCTCTCGTCGTCCGCGGTCCCGTCGGCGACAGCGAGGCACTCGCACCGGTCGTGGCCGAGACCGGAGTGGCCCTGCTCGCCCTGACCCGGGGGGCCTCCTGGTCCCAGCTGGCGGCGATGTTGCGCACCCTGCTCTCCGAGGGGGACATCGGCGAGGCCGACGGGCAGACGCTGGGCGGGGTGCCGTCCGGGGACCTGTTCGCGCTGGCCAACGCGGTCGCCACCCTGATGGACGCCCCGATCACCATCGAGGACCGCCGCTCCCGGATCCTGGCCTTCTCCGGCCGGCAGGACGAGGCGGACGCTCCGCGGGTGGCGAGCATCCTGGCCCGGCAGGTGCCCGAGCGCTATGTGCGGATGCACCAGGAGCACGGGGTCTTCCGCGAGCTGTACCGCAGCGAGGGCCCGGTGCACATTCCGCCGCCCACCGTCGACGGCGAGGTCGCGCTGCCGCGGGTGGCGATCGCGGTGCGTGCCGGCGACGAGATCCTCGGTTCGGTGTGGGCGACCCTGCGGAAGCCGCTCACCCCGGAGCGGGAGCGGGCGTTCCAGGAGGCGGCCAAGCTCGTCGCGCTGCACATGCTGCGGTTCCGGGCGGGCACCGACGCCGAGCACCGGCTGCGCGCCGACCTCGTCACCACCGCCCTGGAAGGCGGCGTGGGGGCGGCCGGGGCGCTCGGCCGGCTGGGGCTGGTGAACCAGCCCACGCTGGTCGTCGCCATGGGGCTGCAGGCCGAGCGGGGCGAGGACCATGCCCACCTCACCGCGGAGCGCCAGCGCCTCGCGAGCGCGCTGTCCGTGCATCTCACCGCGGTCCAGCCGCGGTCCGCGGTGGCGCTGCTCGGCGACGTGGCCTACGGGCTCTTTCCGGTGCCGGGCGACTCCGCCCAGGCCCGGGAGCGCGCACTGCAGGTGGCGTCGAACTTCCTGCAGCGCACCGGAGACCGGGCGGGCCTGCTCATCGGCATCGGGTCGGTCGCCGAGGAGCCCTCCGCCCTCGCCCGCTCCCGCGCCAACGCGGACCGCGCGCTGCGCGTGCTGTTCAGCGGCCGGACGGCGCAGCGCGTCGCCCCGATCGCCGACGTGTATGTCGACGCCCTCTTGATCGAAATGCGGGACCTCGCCGTCGCCCACCGCGACGAACTCGCCGGCCCGCTCGCCCGGCTGGCGGCCTACGACGCCAAGCACAACGCCCACCTCGTGGAGACGCTGCGGGCGTGGCTGGACGCCTTCGGAGACGTGATCACCGCGTCCGCGAGCGTGTTCGTCCATCCCAACACCTTCCGCTACCGGATCCGTCGGGTGGCCGAGGTGGGGGAGTTCGACCTGCGGGATCCGTCCGCACGGTTCGCTGCGATGCTCCAGCTGCGGCTGATGGGCATGGACGACGGCGGCGGGACGTGCTCCGCGGATACCGGCCCCACCGCCGCGTCGGCCGGCTGA
- a CDS encoding M20 family metallopeptidase: protein MLADLEELVMCESYSADHAAVARSAQVVAAQGERLLGAPPRTLVIDGVTHLRWTFGTPRILLLGHHDTVWPIGSLATHPWSVEQGIARGPGVFDMKAGLVQMFHALASLPSLDGLCVLVTGDEEVGSTTSRRLIEETARRCAATFVLEPSAAGGALKTSRKGVSAYDLTVHGRAAHSGLEPEKGINAATELAHQILALQHLADTVTARTGPGTTVTPTLTSAGTANNTVPARAELSVDVRVPDAAAQQAVDTLIRKLQPKLPGARLEIGGGPNRPPLDRGASRELFALATEAAAHLGLDAPRQAAVGGASDGNYTAGAGCPTLDGLGAVGDGAHADHEHVVTAAMPIRARLLAHLVGAMQ from the coding sequence ATGCTCGCCGACCTCGAAGAACTCGTCATGTGCGAGTCGTACTCCGCCGACCACGCGGCCGTCGCCCGCAGCGCGCAGGTCGTCGCCGCACAGGGGGAACGACTGCTCGGCGCCCCGCCCCGGACGCTGGTGATCGACGGCGTCACCCACCTCCGGTGGACCTTCGGCACCCCGCGCATCCTGCTCCTGGGGCACCACGACACCGTCTGGCCGATCGGTTCGCTCGCCACCCACCCCTGGTCCGTGGAGCAGGGCATCGCCCGTGGCCCCGGCGTCTTCGACATGAAAGCCGGACTGGTCCAGATGTTCCACGCCTTGGCTTCCCTGCCCTCCCTCGACGGCCTCTGCGTCCTGGTCACGGGCGACGAAGAGGTCGGCTCGACCACCTCCCGCCGGCTCATCGAGGAAACCGCGCGCCGGTGCGCGGCGACCTTCGTCCTGGAGCCCTCCGCCGCCGGCGGCGCACTCAAAACCAGCCGCAAGGGCGTATCCGCGTACGACCTCACCGTTCACGGCCGCGCCGCCCACTCCGGACTGGAACCCGAGAAGGGCATCAACGCGGCGACCGAACTCGCCCACCAGATCCTCGCCCTCCAGCACCTGGCCGACACCGTCACCGCACGCACCGGGCCCGGCACCACGGTCACCCCGACCCTGACGTCGGCCGGCACCGCCAACAACACCGTGCCCGCCCGTGCCGAACTGAGCGTGGACGTCCGCGTCCCCGACGCGGCGGCCCAGCAGGCGGTCGACACCCTCATCAGGAAGCTCCAGCCCAAGCTCCCCGGCGCCCGCCTGGAGATCGGGGGCGGTCCCAACCGCCCGCCCCTGGACCGCGGAGCATCCCGGGAGCTGTTCGCGCTGGCCACCGAAGCGGCCGCGCACCTCGGCCTCGACGCCCCGCGGCAGGCAGCCGTCGGCGGAGCCTCCGACGGCAACTACACCGCCGGAGCCGGCTGCCCCACCCTCGACGGGCTCGGCGCGGTCGGCGACGGCGCGCACGCCGACCACGAACACGTCGTCACCGCCGCCATGCCGATCCGCGCCCGGCTGCTGGCCCACCTCGTCGGAGCGATGCAGTGA